A single window of Modestobacter italicus DNA harbors:
- the tyrS gene encoding tyrosine--tRNA ligase, whose protein sequence is MTDVIDELHRRGLIAQSTDEEALRAHLAEGPVTYYCGFDPTAASLHVGHLIQFMVLRALQRAGHQPIVLVGGATGLIGDPRPSAERQLNDPGQVAAWVDRIRQRVAPFLDLPAAEQGLAAPIYVDNLEWTAPLSAIDFLRDLGKHFRVNRMLAKEAVSARLNSDAGISYTEFSYQILQANDFRELFLRHGCTLQSGGSDQWGNITAGVDLVRRTDGASAHALATPLITTADGKKIGKTEGATVWLDPELTSPYAFFQYWLNIEDVDARAWLPLFSERPADDVAALVAESVERPASRAPQRALAEELTRLVHGPEQLAQAEAAGRALFGRAELSELDPATLAAALTEAGAVEVEDPAAPVSTLLQRAGLASSLSDARRTVKEGGAYVNNVRVADADAVPEPGDWLPGGWLVLRKGKRSVAGVHRAGAGRSV, encoded by the coding sequence GTGACTGACGTGATCGACGAGCTGCACCGCCGTGGGCTGATCGCCCAGAGCACCGACGAGGAGGCGCTGCGCGCGCACCTGGCCGAGGGCCCGGTCACCTACTACTGCGGCTTCGACCCGACCGCGGCGAGCCTGCACGTCGGGCACCTGATCCAGTTCATGGTGCTGCGGGCACTCCAGCGCGCCGGCCACCAGCCGATCGTGTTGGTCGGCGGGGCCACGGGGCTGATCGGTGACCCGCGACCGTCCGCGGAGCGGCAGCTCAACGACCCGGGCCAGGTGGCCGCGTGGGTGGACCGGATCCGGCAGCGGGTCGCGCCGTTCCTGGACCTGCCGGCGGCCGAGCAGGGGCTGGCCGCGCCGATCTACGTGGACAACCTGGAGTGGACCGCGCCGCTGTCGGCCATCGACTTCCTGCGCGACCTCGGCAAGCACTTCCGGGTCAACCGGATGCTGGCCAAGGAGGCGGTGTCCGCCCGGCTGAACAGCGACGCGGGGATCAGCTACACCGAGTTCAGCTACCAGATCCTGCAGGCCAACGACTTCCGCGAGCTGTTCCTCCGGCACGGTTGCACGCTGCAGTCCGGTGGCTCCGACCAGTGGGGCAACATCACCGCCGGCGTGGACCTCGTCCGGCGGACCGACGGCGCCTCGGCGCACGCGCTGGCGACGCCGCTGATCACCACCGCCGACGGCAAGAAGATCGGCAAGACCGAGGGCGCCACCGTCTGGCTCGACCCCGAGCTCACCAGCCCGTACGCGTTCTTCCAGTACTGGCTGAACATCGAGGACGTCGACGCGCGCGCCTGGCTGCCGCTGTTCTCCGAACGACCGGCGGACGACGTCGCGGCGCTGGTCGCGGAGTCGGTGGAGCGCCCGGCGTCCCGGGCTCCGCAGCGGGCCCTGGCCGAGGAGCTGACCCGCCTCGTGCACGGACCGGAGCAGCTGGCCCAGGCCGAGGCGGCGGGGCGTGCGCTGTTCGGGCGGGCGGAGCTCAGCGAGCTCGACCCGGCCACGCTGGCGGCCGCGCTCACCGAGGCGGGTGCGGTGGAGGTCGAGGACCCGGCGGCACCGGTGTCCACGCTCCTTCAGCGCGCCGGGCTGGCGTCCTCGCTGTCCGACGCGCGCCGGACGGTCAAGGAGGGCGGGGCGTACGTGAACAACGTGCGGGTCGCCGACGCCGACGCGGTGCCGGAGCCGGGGGACTGGCTGCCCGGGGGGTGGCTGGTGCTCCGCAAGGGCAAGCGGTCGGTGGCCGGCGTGCACCGGGCGGGGGCAGGACGCTCCGTCTGA
- a CDS encoding DNA-3-methyladenine glycosylase: MGPALTGGGGPLTSPAAPTPEPGPLLEAADLLGPVDVVAPSLLGCWVVADRPEGQVALRLTEVEAYSGAGEDPASHAHRGPTPRAEIMFGPPGRLYVYFSYGVHWCANVVVGPVGRGAAVLLRAGEVVAGEPLARSRRPAARAARDLARGPARLTQALAIGPDDRGAALLDPASGVRLHRGSPPADVSAGPRVGISVATDLPWRFWETGAPSVSPFRAGGKPRRAARQDQARD; this comes from the coding sequence CTGGGCCCTGCACTCACCGGTGGCGGCGGCCCTCTGACCTCCCCGGCCGCCCCGACGCCCGAGCCGGGTCCGCTGCTGGAGGCCGCGGACCTGCTCGGGCCGGTCGACGTGGTCGCGCCGTCGCTGCTCGGCTGCTGGGTCGTCGCCGACCGGCCCGAGGGGCAGGTCGCGCTCCGGCTGACCGAGGTGGAGGCGTACTCGGGTGCGGGGGAGGACCCCGCCTCGCACGCGCACCGCGGCCCGACGCCCCGGGCGGAGATCATGTTCGGCCCGCCCGGCCGGCTCTACGTGTACTTCAGCTACGGCGTGCACTGGTGCGCCAACGTCGTCGTCGGGCCGGTCGGCCGAGGGGCGGCCGTGCTGCTGCGCGCGGGGGAGGTCGTGGCGGGGGAGCCGCTGGCGCGGTCCCGACGCCCGGCCGCGCGGGCCGCGCGGGACCTGGCCCGCGGCCCGGCCCGGCTCACCCAGGCGCTGGCGATCGGCCCCGACGACCGGGGCGCGGCCCTGCTCGACCCGGCGTCCGGTGTCCGGCTGCACCGGGGTTCACCACCCGCCGACGTCTCGGCCGGCCCCCGGGTGGGGATCAGCGTGGCCACCGACCTGCCGTGGCGGTTCTGGGAGACCGGAGCCCCGTCGGTGAGCCCGTTCCGGGCGGGCGGCAAGCCCCGCCGGGCCGCCAGGCAGGATCAGGCCCGTGACTGA
- the argH gene encoding argininosuccinate lyase, producing the protein MTATNEGSQTRLWGGRFGGGPSPAMAALSKSTDVDWRLAPYDLAGSRAHARVLERAGLLTVDELARMIGALTELSAEVADGTFAPIEADEDVHEALERGLLDKLGTLGGKLRAGRSRNDQVATDLRLYLRHNVRALAGELASLEYALIGLALRYRDVAAPGMTHLQHAQPILIAHQLLAHAHSIARDVDRLVDWDKRAAVSPLGSGALAGSSLPLDPDAVAAELGFDRASDNSIDAVSDRDFAAEFCFAAALIGVHLSRLGEEVVLWTSTEFGWARLDDAWATGSSIMPQKKNPDIAELARGKAGRFVGNLTGLLTTLKGLPLAYDRDLQEDKEPVFDSVEQLLLLLPAVTGMVATLTLRPEVMEAAAPQGFALATDVAEWLVSNGVPFRSAHEISGAMVSFCEQAGLELDQLDDEQLAGIDERLTPEVRSVLHVEGALSARRARGGTAPERVAEQLTTLAELARQHSDWALHSPVAAAL; encoded by the coding sequence GTGACGGCGACGAACGAGGGCAGCCAGACCCGCTTGTGGGGTGGCCGGTTCGGAGGCGGTCCCTCCCCGGCGATGGCGGCGCTGTCCAAGTCCACCGACGTCGACTGGCGGCTGGCGCCCTACGACCTGGCCGGCTCCCGGGCGCACGCCCGGGTGCTGGAGCGCGCCGGGCTGCTGACCGTCGACGAGCTGGCCCGCATGATCGGCGCGCTCACCGAGCTGTCCGCCGAGGTCGCCGACGGCACCTTCGCGCCGATCGAGGCCGACGAGGACGTGCACGAGGCGCTCGAGCGCGGGCTGCTGGACAAGCTGGGCACGCTCGGCGGCAAGCTCCGCGCCGGGCGCAGCCGCAACGACCAGGTCGCCACCGACCTGCGGCTGTACCTGCGGCACAACGTGCGCGCCCTGGCCGGCGAGCTGGCCTCGCTGGAGTACGCCCTGATCGGGCTGGCGCTGCGCTACCGGGACGTCGCCGCGCCGGGCATGACCCACCTGCAGCACGCCCAGCCGATCCTCATCGCCCACCAGCTGCTCGCCCACGCGCACTCGATCGCCCGGGACGTCGACCGGCTGGTCGACTGGGACAAGCGCGCCGCGGTCAGCCCGCTGGGCTCCGGCGCGCTGGCCGGCTCGTCGCTGCCGCTGGACCCCGACGCCGTCGCCGCCGAGCTCGGCTTCGACCGGGCCTCGGACAACAGCATCGACGCGGTCAGCGACCGCGACTTCGCCGCCGAGTTCTGCTTCGCCGCGGCGCTGATCGGCGTCCACCTGTCCCGGCTGGGGGAGGAGGTCGTGCTGTGGACGTCGACCGAGTTCGGCTGGGCGCGGCTGGACGACGCCTGGGCGACCGGGTCGTCGATCATGCCGCAGAAGAAGAACCCGGACATCGCCGAGCTGGCTCGCGGCAAGGCCGGCCGGTTCGTCGGCAACCTGACCGGTCTGCTCACCACGCTCAAGGGCCTGCCGCTGGCCTACGACCGCGACCTGCAGGAGGACAAGGAGCCAGTCTTCGACTCCGTCGAGCAGCTGCTCCTGCTGCTGCCCGCGGTCACCGGGATGGTCGCCACCCTCACGCTGCGCCCGGAGGTCATGGAGGCCGCCGCGCCGCAGGGGTTCGCGCTTGCCACCGACGTCGCCGAGTGGCTGGTGTCCAACGGCGTCCCGTTCCGGTCGGCGCACGAGATCAGCGGCGCGATGGTCTCCTTCTGCGAGCAGGCCGGCCTGGAGCTCGACCAGCTGGACGACGAGCAGCTGGCCGGGATCGACGAGCGGCTCACCCCCGAGGTGCGCTCGGTGCTGCACGTCGAGGGCGCGCTGTCGGCCCGCCGGGCCCGGGGTGGGACGGCCCCCGAGCGGGTGGCCGAGCAGCTGACCACGCTGGCCGAGCTGGCCCGGCAGCACAGCGACTGGGCCCTGCACTCACCGGTGGCGGCGGCCCTCTGA
- a CDS encoding arginine repressor, producing the protein MTSALTRSARHARIVELISAGPVTSQTQLARLLADSGVDVTQATLSRDLEELGAVKMRGSDGAPASYVLPPENAPLRPAQAAPARLTRLLADLLTSAEGSANLAVLRTPPGAAQFLASGLDKVGLPGVLGTIAGDDTLLVVSREPDGGAALAEQLLALARRTPAGSAEPRTDPDSSDDVEESAP; encoded by the coding sequence GTGACCAGCGCGTTGACCCGGTCGGCCCGGCACGCCCGGATCGTGGAGCTGATCAGCGCCGGGCCGGTCACCTCGCAGACCCAGCTGGCCCGGCTGCTGGCCGACTCCGGCGTCGACGTCACCCAGGCGACGCTGTCCCGGGACCTCGAGGAGCTCGGCGCGGTGAAGATGCGCGGCTCCGACGGCGCGCCGGCGTCCTACGTGCTGCCGCCGGAGAACGCCCCGCTGCGCCCGGCCCAGGCCGCGCCGGCGCGGCTGACCCGGCTGCTGGCCGACCTGCTCACCAGCGCCGAGGGCAGCGCGAACCTGGCCGTGCTCCGCACCCCACCGGGCGCCGCCCAGTTCCTCGCCTCCGGGCTGGACAAGGTCGGTCTGCCCGGTGTGCTGGGCACGATCGCCGGGGATGACACCCTCCTGGTGGTGTCCCGCGAGCCGGACGGCGGGGCGGCGCTGGCCGAGCAGCTGCTCGCGCTGGCCCGCCGCACGCCGGCCGGCTCCGCGGAGCCGAGGACCGACCCCGACAGCAGCGACGACGTGGAAGAGAGTGCACCGTGA
- the argF gene encoding ornithine carbamoyltransferase: MIRHFTKDDDLTPAEQAEVLALAAQLKASRHTAAAPTPLRAPNGTARTVAVLFDKPSTRTRISFSVGIADLGGAPLVIDSGTSQLGRGESVEDTARVLDRQVAAIVWRTFGQDRLEAMAAVSRVPVVNALTDAYHPCQILADLQTVAERKGALAGLTFSYLGDGANNMAHSYLLGGALAGMHVRIGSPDAFQPDPAVVKRAAEIASETGGSVQWTADAAAAADGADVLVTDTWVSMGQEDEYAARTAPFLPYAVDEPALGRAADDAVVLHCLPAYRGKEIAAAVIDGPQSAVWDEAENRLHAQKALLLWLLEQSA; encoded by the coding sequence GTGATCCGGCACTTCACCAAGGACGACGACCTCACCCCGGCCGAGCAGGCCGAGGTGCTGGCACTGGCCGCGCAGCTCAAGGCGTCCCGGCACACCGCCGCGGCGCCGACGCCGCTGCGCGCGCCCAACGGGACCGCCCGGACCGTCGCGGTGCTGTTCGACAAGCCCTCGACCCGGACCCGCATCTCCTTCTCGGTCGGGATCGCCGACCTCGGCGGCGCGCCGCTGGTCATCGACTCCGGCACCAGCCAGCTGGGCCGGGGCGAGTCGGTCGAGGACACCGCCCGGGTGCTGGACCGGCAGGTCGCCGCGATCGTGTGGCGCACGTTCGGGCAGGACCGGCTGGAGGCGATGGCGGCGGTGAGCCGCGTACCGGTGGTCAACGCGCTCACCGACGCCTACCACCCCTGCCAGATCCTGGCCGACCTGCAGACCGTCGCCGAGCGGAAGGGCGCCCTCGCCGGGCTCACCTTCAGCTACCTCGGCGACGGCGCGAACAACATGGCGCACTCCTACCTGCTCGGCGGGGCGCTGGCCGGCATGCACGTGCGGATCGGCTCGCCGGACGCCTTCCAGCCCGACCCGGCGGTCGTCAAGCGGGCCGCCGAGATCGCCTCGGAGACCGGCGGCTCGGTGCAGTGGACGGCCGATGCGGCCGCGGCCGCCGACGGGGCCGACGTCCTGGTCACCGACACCTGGGTCTCGATGGGCCAGGAGGACGAGTACGCCGCCCGCACCGCCCCGTTCCTGCCCTACGCCGTCGACGAGCCGGCGCTGGGGCGGGCCGCCGACGACGCCGTCGTCCTGCACTGCCTGCCCGCCTACCGTGGCAAGGAGATCGCCGCCGCGGTGATCGACGGCCCGCAGAGCGCGGTCTGGGACGAGGCCGAGAACCGGCTGCACGCGCAGAAGGCGCTGCTGCTCTGGCTGCTGGAGCAGAGCGCGTGA
- a CDS encoding acetylornithine transaminase — protein sequence MTHTEELARRWSAVMMGNYKTPPVALARGAGATVWDVDGAEYTDLLGGIATTILGHAHPRVVEAISTQAATLGHVSNLAMHEPGVRLAERLLELAGRPGRVFFCNSGAEANEAAFKISRLTGRPEVVAALGSFHGRTMGSLALTGQPGKAAAFAPLPGGVRHVPYGDADALQLTEQTAMVLLEPMLGEGGVLPAPPGYLAAAAAQAREAGALFAVDEVQTGTGRTGHWFAHQADGLQPDVVTLAKALGGGLPLGATLAFGDAAELMTAGQHGSTFGGNPIAAAAALAVLDTIRDEGLLERAKEIEHRVTAGVEALGHPGISGVRGQGALLGVVLTAPVAAALEAQLRAAGFLTNGVAADVLRIAPPLVVTDAQLDAFVAALPAALDAALQETAQ from the coding sequence GTGACGCACACCGAGGAGCTGGCCCGCCGCTGGTCGGCCGTGATGATGGGCAACTACAAGACGCCGCCGGTGGCGCTGGCCCGCGGGGCGGGGGCGACCGTCTGGGACGTCGACGGCGCGGAGTACACCGACCTGCTCGGCGGGATCGCCACCACGATCCTGGGGCACGCGCACCCGAGGGTCGTCGAGGCCATCTCCACCCAGGCCGCGACCCTCGGCCACGTGTCCAACCTGGCCATGCACGAGCCCGGCGTCCGGCTGGCCGAACGGCTGCTGGAGCTCGCCGGCCGGCCCGGCCGGGTCTTCTTCTGCAACTCCGGCGCCGAGGCCAACGAGGCGGCGTTCAAGATCAGCCGGTTGACCGGGCGGCCCGAGGTGGTCGCCGCCCTGGGGTCCTTCCACGGCCGCACCATGGGGTCGCTGGCGCTCACCGGCCAGCCCGGCAAGGCCGCGGCCTTCGCCCCGCTGCCCGGCGGCGTGCGGCACGTGCCCTACGGGGACGCCGACGCCCTGCAGCTGACGGAGCAGACCGCGATGGTGCTGCTCGAGCCGATGCTGGGGGAGGGCGGCGTGCTGCCGGCCCCGCCCGGCTACCTGGCCGCCGCCGCGGCCCAGGCCCGGGAGGCCGGCGCGCTGTTCGCCGTCGACGAGGTGCAGACCGGCACCGGCCGGACCGGGCACTGGTTCGCACACCAGGCCGACGGGCTGCAGCCCGACGTCGTCACCCTCGCCAAGGCCCTCGGCGGCGGGCTGCCGCTGGGCGCCACGCTGGCCTTCGGCGACGCCGCGGAGCTGATGACCGCCGGCCAGCACGGGTCGACCTTCGGCGGTAACCCGATCGCGGCCGCCGCCGCGCTCGCCGTGCTGGACACCATCCGCGACGAGGGGCTGCTCGAGCGGGCCAAGGAGATCGAGCACCGCGTCACCGCCGGCGTCGAGGCGCTCGGGCACCCCGGCATCAGCGGCGTCCGCGGGCAGGGGGCGCTGCTCGGCGTCGTCCTCACCGCCCCGGTCGCCGCCGCCCTGGAGGCGCAGCTGCGTGCGGCCGGCTTCCTCACCAACGGGGTGGCGGCGGACGTCCTCCGGATCGCCCCGCCGCTGGTCGTCACCGACGCCCAGCTCGACGCGTTCGTCGCCGCCCTCCCGGCCGCGCTGGACGCCGCTCTCCAGGAGACCGCGCAGTGA
- the argB gene encoding acetylglutamate kinase translates to MSAAQDPTPPDVAVDETPPKPLIGTRRVMRTNDPEGDARKVAVLTGALPWLREFHGNVVVVKYGGHAMVDEECRRAFAEDMVFLRTCGIFPVVVHGGGPQISAMLNRLGIPSEFRGGLRVTTEETIDVVRMVLTGQVGPEVVGLINSHGPLAVGLSGEDGGLFTAARTAAVVDGEQVDVGLVGDVVAVDPTPVTALIESGHIPVVATVAPDAAGQVHNVNADTAAAALAVALGAVKLVVLTDVEGLYANWPDRDSLVEQIDATELAEILPTLDAGMIPKMAACLRAVEGGVKRATVVDGRLPHALLLEMFTTEGTGTMVVPAAPGEESAP, encoded by the coding sequence ATGAGCGCTGCCCAGGACCCGACCCCACCCGACGTCGCGGTCGACGAGACCCCGCCCAAGCCGCTCATCGGCACCCGGCGGGTGATGCGGACCAACGACCCCGAGGGCGACGCGCGCAAGGTCGCCGTCCTCACCGGTGCGCTGCCGTGGCTGCGCGAGTTCCACGGCAACGTGGTGGTCGTGAAGTACGGCGGCCACGCGATGGTCGACGAGGAGTGCCGCCGCGCCTTCGCCGAGGACATGGTGTTCCTGCGGACGTGCGGCATCTTCCCGGTCGTCGTGCACGGCGGCGGCCCGCAGATCAGCGCGATGCTGAACCGGCTGGGCATCCCCAGCGAGTTCCGCGGCGGGCTGCGGGTCACCACCGAGGAGACCATCGACGTCGTCCGGATGGTGCTCACCGGTCAGGTGGGCCCGGAGGTCGTCGGCCTGATCAACTCGCACGGCCCGCTGGCCGTCGGGCTGTCCGGTGAGGACGGCGGGCTGTTCACCGCGGCCCGCACCGCCGCCGTCGTCGACGGCGAGCAGGTCGACGTCGGCCTGGTCGGTGACGTCGTCGCGGTCGACCCGACCCCGGTCACCGCGCTGATCGAGTCCGGCCACATCCCCGTCGTCGCCACCGTCGCCCCCGACGCGGCCGGCCAGGTGCACAACGTGAACGCCGACACCGCCGCCGCGGCGCTGGCGGTCGCGCTGGGCGCGGTGAAGCTCGTCGTCCTCACCGACGTGGAGGGGCTCTACGCCAACTGGCCCGACCGGGACTCGCTGGTCGAGCAGATCGACGCGACCGAGCTCGCCGAGATCCTGCCGACCCTGGACGCCGGGATGATCCCGAAGATGGCCGCCTGCCTGCGCGCGGTCGAGGGCGGGGTGAAGCGGGCGACCGTCGTCGACGGCCGGCTCCCGCACGCCCTGCTGCTGGAGATGTTCACCACCGAGGGCACCGGGACGATGGTCGTCCCTGCCGCACCAGGAGAGGAGTCAGCACCGTGA
- the argJ gene encoding bifunctional glutamate N-acetyltransferase/amino-acid acetyltransferase ArgJ, producing the protein MTVTAPQGFRAAGVAAGLKSSGDPDVALVVNDGPDDVAAAVFTTNRFPAAPVLWSRQVLAGNRLRAVVLNSGGANACTGPEGFADTHATAEHVAGELGIGAIDVAVASTGLIGVRLPMEKLLAGVSGAAGALSADGGPDAARAIMTTDSVPKTTVQAGDGWTIGGMAKGAGMLAPSLATMLVVLTTDAVVDAAVLEPALRAATAASFERVDSDGCLSTNDTVVVLANGASGVTPSAEELTAALTAAATDLAMQLLADAEGSTKDIAITVRGAASVADALTAGRACARNNLLKTALFGNDPNWGRVLAAIGTTDAAFEADRVDVTINGVTVCRGGSIGDPREGVDLTGRAVTIDVDLGAGAEQATIWTNDLSIAYVHENSAYST; encoded by the coding sequence GTGACCGTCACCGCGCCCCAGGGCTTCCGGGCCGCTGGCGTCGCGGCCGGGTTGAAGAGCTCCGGCGACCCGGACGTCGCGCTGGTGGTCAACGACGGCCCGGACGACGTCGCGGCCGCGGTCTTCACCACCAACCGCTTCCCGGCCGCCCCGGTGCTGTGGAGCCGCCAGGTGCTGGCCGGCAACCGGCTGCGGGCCGTGGTGCTGAACTCCGGCGGCGCCAACGCCTGCACCGGGCCCGAGGGCTTCGCCGACACCCACGCGACCGCCGAGCACGTCGCCGGTGAGCTGGGCATCGGCGCGATCGACGTCGCCGTCGCCTCCACCGGCCTGATCGGGGTCCGGCTGCCGATGGAGAAGCTGCTCGCCGGCGTCAGCGGCGCGGCGGGGGCGCTGTCGGCCGACGGCGGTCCGGACGCCGCCCGGGCGATCATGACCACCGACTCGGTGCCGAAGACGACCGTGCAGGCCGGCGACGGCTGGACGATCGGCGGGATGGCCAAGGGCGCCGGCATGCTCGCGCCCTCGTTGGCCACCATGCTCGTCGTGCTCACCACCGACGCCGTCGTCGACGCCGCCGTGCTGGAGCCGGCACTGCGCGCGGCGACCGCCGCCAGCTTCGAGCGGGTCGACTCCGACGGCTGCCTGTCCACCAACGACACGGTGGTCGTGCTGGCCAACGGCGCCAGCGGGGTCACCCCGAGCGCCGAGGAGCTCACCGCGGCGCTCACCGCGGCCGCCACCGACCTGGCGATGCAGCTGCTCGCCGACGCCGAGGGCTCGACCAAGGACATCGCGATCACCGTCCGCGGCGCGGCCAGCGTCGCCGACGCGCTCACCGCCGGCCGGGCCTGCGCCCGGAACAACCTGCTCAAGACGGCGCTGTTCGGCAACGACCCGAACTGGGGCCGGGTGCTCGCCGCGATCGGCACCACCGACGCCGCCTTCGAGGCCGACCGGGTCGACGTGACGATCAACGGCGTCACCGTCTGCCGCGGCGGGTCCATCGGCGACCCGCGCGAGGGCGTCGACCTCACCGGGCGCGCCGTCACCATCGACGTCGACCTCGGGGCCGGCGCCGAGCAGGCCACCATCTGGACCAACGACCTGTCCATCGCCTACGTGCACGAGAACTCGGCCTACTCCACATGA
- the argC gene encoding N-acetyl-gamma-glutamyl-phosphate reductase: MDEGRTWTVGVTGATGYAGGEVCRLLAGHPQLRLTGVHANASAGRRLGELQPHLTPYADLEVRGSSAAELAGYDVVVLALPHGESAAIAAELPADTLVIDCGADHRLNDPAAWARWYGGEHAGHWPYGLPELPGQRAQLAGARRIAVPGCYPTSVTLALAPALAAGLVTPDVVVVAASGTSGAGKSAKTHLLGSEVMGSASAYGVGGVHRHTPEMVQNLSQAAGAPVSVSFTPTLVPMSRGILATCSAPLAPGVDADRARAAYEKAYADEPFVHLLPEGQWPTTAAVLGANTVQLQLAVDPDAGRLVVVAAVDNLTKGTAGAALQCANLALGLPETTGLPLVGVAP; this comes from the coding sequence GTGGACGAGGGACGGACGTGGACGGTCGGGGTCACCGGCGCCACCGGGTACGCGGGCGGTGAGGTGTGCCGGCTGCTGGCCGGGCACCCGCAGCTGCGGCTGACCGGGGTGCACGCCAACGCGAGTGCCGGTCGACGCCTGGGTGAGCTGCAGCCGCACCTGACGCCGTACGCCGACCTCGAGGTCCGCGGCAGCAGTGCCGCCGAGCTGGCCGGCTACGACGTGGTCGTGCTGGCCCTGCCGCACGGGGAGTCCGCGGCGATCGCCGCGGAGCTGCCTGCGGACACCCTGGTCATCGACTGCGGGGCCGACCACCGGCTCAACGACCCGGCCGCGTGGGCCCGCTGGTACGGCGGCGAGCACGCCGGGCACTGGCCGTACGGGCTGCCCGAGCTGCCCGGGCAGCGGGCGCAACTGGCCGGGGCGCGGCGGATCGCCGTCCCCGGCTGCTACCCCACCTCGGTGACCCTCGCGCTGGCCCCGGCGCTGGCCGCCGGGCTGGTCACCCCGGACGTGGTCGTGGTCGCCGCCAGCGGCACCAGCGGCGCCGGCAAGTCCGCCAAGACCCACCTGCTGGGCAGCGAGGTGATGGGCTCGGCCAGCGCGTACGGCGTCGGCGGGGTCCACCGGCACACCCCGGAGATGGTGCAGAACCTGTCCCAGGCGGCCGGTGCACCGGTCAGCGTGAGCTTCACGCCCACCCTGGTGCCCATGAGCCGGGGCATCCTGGCCACCTGCTCCGCGCCGCTCGCGCCGGGCGTCGACGCCGACCGGGCGCGGGCCGCCTACGAGAAGGCCTACGCCGACGAGCCGTTCGTGCACCTGCTGCCCGAGGGGCAGTGGCCGACCACGGCTGCCGTGCTCGGCGCCAACACCGTGCAGCTGCAGCTCGCCGTCGACCCGGACGCCGGCCGCCTGGTCGTCGTCGCCGCGGTCGACAACCTCACCAAGGGCACCGCCGGCGCCGCGCTGCAGTGCGCCAACCTGGCCCTCGGCCTGCCCGAGACCACCGGCCTCCCGCTGGTGGGGGTGGCGCCGTGA
- a CDS encoding diacylglycerol/lipid kinase family protein: MSPFDRIVIVFNPHSTGDAPASAEQLRAELAQRLPTVPLELRPTRYAGHAREIAREVAATGAPLLVSVSGDGGYNEVVDGVLQAGNDRAVCAVRAAGNANDHRRTTRRRPLADAIVAGDVRRIDALRLTLGSGPDAVTRYAHSYIGVGLTPVVAVDLEEGGKGSWREIVSVVRGFARFRPFPVQLEDGRRRSIDSLLFANIPEMAKYARLSDGGRPDDGVFEVVTQQRTGRLRVLATALRAATRGLGPQPSTTHYAFTALAPMPLQLDGELVELEAGTQVTVDIAAGALATVG; encoded by the coding sequence GTGTCCCCGTTCGACCGCATCGTCATCGTCTTCAACCCGCACAGCACCGGGGACGCTCCGGCGTCCGCCGAGCAGCTGCGGGCCGAGCTGGCGCAGCGGCTCCCCACCGTGCCGCTGGAGCTCCGCCCCACCCGGTACGCCGGCCATGCCCGGGAGATCGCCCGCGAGGTGGCGGCCACCGGCGCACCGCTGCTGGTCTCGGTGAGCGGCGACGGCGGCTACAACGAGGTGGTCGACGGCGTCCTGCAGGCCGGCAACGACCGGGCGGTCTGCGCCGTGCGCGCCGCCGGCAACGCCAACGACCACCGCCGGACGACGCGGCGGCGTCCGCTGGCCGACGCGATCGTCGCCGGCGACGTCCGGCGGATCGACGCGCTCCGGCTCACCCTGGGCAGCGGGCCCGACGCGGTGACCCGCTACGCGCACTCCTACATCGGCGTCGGGCTGACCCCGGTCGTCGCCGTGGACCTGGAGGAGGGCGGCAAGGGCTCCTGGCGGGAGATCGTGTCGGTGGTCCGCGGGTTCGCCCGCTTCCGGCCCTTCCCCGTGCAGCTCGAGGACGGTCGGCGGCGCAGCATCGACAGCCTGCTGTTCGCCAACATCCCCGAGATGGCCAAGTACGCCCGGCTCAGCGACGGCGGCCGGCCCGACGACGGCGTCTTCGAGGTGGTGACCCAGCAGCGGACCGGCAGGCTGCGGGTGCTGGCCACCGCGCTGCGCGCCGCGACCCGCGGTCTGGGTCCGCAGCCGAGCACCACGCACTACGCGTTCACCGCGCTGGCGCCGATGCCGCTGCAGCTGGACGGCGAGCTGGTGGAGCTGGAGGCCGGCACGCAGGTGACCGTCGACATCGCCGCGGGGGCGCTGGCGACCGTCGGCTGA
- a CDS encoding STAS domain-containing protein, with protein METSPGPHQLELPGAIHLVEEDGELVLRLSGEVDSLVVDDWHATAPTGSSAAVAVDVSATTFLDCRGLRLLVRETEPTRRSGRVPELRHPSRAVRRVVEMTGAAALFATVA; from the coding sequence ATGGAGACCAGCCCCGGACCGCACCAGCTCGAGCTGCCCGGCGCCATCCACCTGGTCGAGGAGGACGGCGAGCTGGTGCTCCGGCTCAGCGGCGAGGTCGACTCCCTGGTGGTCGACGACTGGCACGCCACCGCCCCGACCGGGTCCTCCGCCGCGGTGGCGGTGGACGTCTCGGCGACCACCTTCCTCGACTGCCGCGGGCTGCGGCTGCTGGTCCGGGAGACCGAGCCGACCCGGCGCTCGGGCCGGGTGCCGGAGCTGCGACACCCGTCCCGCGCCGTGCGGCGGGTGGTCGAGATGACCGGTGCGGCCGCGCTGTTCGCGACCGTGGCCTGA